The following are from one region of the Anomaloglossus baeobatrachus isolate aAnoBae1 chromosome 1, aAnoBae1.hap1, whole genome shotgun sequence genome:
- the LOC142277945 gene encoding fatty acid-binding protein, liver-like produces MSFAGTYELQSHENFEVFMKAIGLPDDLIEKGKDIKSVTQIEQNGNHFVVTVTTGPKVLRNEFNIGEESDIETLTEDKLKTTVNLVDGKLVVKLKSVLSTTELSGDILTNVMTVKDIVYKRVSKKVA; encoded by the exons ATGTCTTTTGCTGGAACCTATGAGCTGCAGTCCCATGAAAATTTTGAGGTTTTCATGAAAGCCATTG GTCTTCCCGATGATTTAATCGAGAAGGGAAAAGATATCAAGAGTGTAACCCAGATTGAGCAGAACGGAAATCACTTCGTGGTCACAGTGACCACGGGGCCTAAAGTCCTACGTAATGAATTCAACATTGGTGAAGAGTCAGACATCGAAACTCTGACAGAAGACAAACTCAAG ACTACAGTTAATCTTGTGGACGGCAAGCTGGTGGTGAAACTGAAGTCTGTCCTCTCCACCACAGAACTGTCCGGAGACATCCTAACCAAT GTTATGACTGTTAAAGACATCGTCTACAAGAGAGTGAGCAAGAAAGTGGCATAA